The Candidatus Methylomirabilota bacterium genome has a window encoding:
- a CDS encoding cytochrome b N-terminal domain-containing protein: MFQPGQVPVLPRAPSMLAPRPPEPWPRRALFQAGSLYQHLEATVDRIVSAPLNPLYHTGTIAVFSLAVATVTGIYLFVFYRVGTGAAHASVEAIVAQPLGIGALIRSLHRYSSDAALLAAALHGLKMLLNDRFGGARWIGWVTGLALMALVWFTGATGYWLVWDVQALVLSMTTARFLDVLPFFAEPIVQTFLSNDRIQSFLFFIVLFLHITVPLLIGAFFWLHVMRLSRARFLPPRVVLAVTGVALLLASLLRPALSGPPADPALLPGTIPVDWFYFAYFPLTRMDARAGWAIVTGAGVLAFSLPWLLGGRRRAVARVETSACTGCTRCYKDCPYDAIMMVPRRDGVRYKTQAVVDPGRCVGCGICVGACDTGGILLGGESVRVLTGAVTGRLVKTRADAVQKPVLVFACRLMPHLAPRMQADGGLPVPGATALGLPCVGLLHPDMI; the protein is encoded by the coding sequence GTGTTTCAGCCCGGCCAGGTGCCGGTACTCCCCAGAGCCCCCTCGATGCTGGCGCCCCGGCCGCCCGAGCCCTGGCCGCGCCGGGCGCTGTTCCAGGCCGGCAGCCTCTACCAGCACCTCGAAGCCACGGTGGACCGGATCGTCTCGGCGCCGCTCAATCCGCTCTACCACACGGGGACGATCGCCGTGTTCTCGCTGGCCGTGGCGACCGTCACGGGGATCTACCTCTTCGTCTTCTACCGGGTCGGCACCGGCGCGGCTCACGCCTCGGTGGAAGCCATCGTCGCCCAGCCGCTGGGCATCGGTGCGCTGATACGCTCGCTCCACCGCTACAGCTCGGACGCCGCCCTCCTCGCCGCCGCGCTGCACGGGCTCAAGATGCTGCTCAACGACCGGTTCGGCGGCGCCCGCTGGATCGGGTGGGTCACCGGGCTGGCGTTGATGGCGCTCGTGTGGTTCACCGGCGCCACGGGCTACTGGCTCGTGTGGGACGTGCAGGCGCTCGTGCTGTCGATGACGACGGCCCGCTTTCTCGACGTGCTGCCGTTCTTCGCCGAGCCCATCGTCCAGACGTTCCTCAGTAACGACCGGATCCAGAGCTTCTTGTTCTTCATCGTCCTGTTCCTGCACATCACGGTACCGCTCCTGATCGGCGCCTTCTTCTGGTTGCACGTGATGCGGCTGAGCCGCGCGCGCTTCCTCCCCCCGCGGGTCGTGTTGGCCGTGACCGGCGTAGCGCTGCTCCTGGCGAGCCTTCTGCGCCCCGCGCTCTCCGGACCACCGGCCGACCCCGCGCTCCTGCCCGGCACGATTCCCGTGGACTGGTTCTACTTCGCCTACTTCCCGCTCACCCGCATGGATGCGCGCGCCGGGTGGGCGATCGTGACCGGCGCCGGAGTCCTCGCCTTCTCGCTCCCCTGGCTCCTGGGCGGCCGCCGCCGGGCCGTGGCTCGCGTGGAGACGTCGGCCTGCACCGGGTGCACCCGCTGCTACAAGGACTGCCCGTACGACGCGATCATGATGGTCCCCCGCCGTGACGGCGTGCGGTACAAGACCCAGGCCGTCGTCGACCCGGGGCGCTGCGTGGGGTGCGGGATCTGTGTCGGCGCCTGTGACACGGGCGGGATCCTCCTCGGCGGCGAATCCGTGCGGGTGCTCACCGGCGCGGTCACGGGTCGCCTGGTCAAGACGCGCGCCGACGCCGTCCAGAAACCCGTCCTGGTCTTCGCCTGCCGGCTCATGCCCCACCTGGCGCCGCGGATGCAGGCCGACGGGGGCTTGCCGGTCCCCGGGGCGACCGCGCTGGGCTTGCCCTGCGTCGGGCTCTTGCACCCGGACATGATT
- a CDS encoding SCO family protein, which produces MTRWLRHPLFAPVLALAALAWGTGVIVFLLIGPDMGGWAHTVLTTCFGWNASTRAYRMDAILLTTLEPPLFALVVAAFYSEELRAFARRPGGRAVSSVAALGFLIAVVALLLGGGVAGGVAAAGRVPVREGRPAPRAVLTDHRGERFELGAPLGRPVALTFVYADCHASCPALIARLKAVEARVAGRALFTAVTLDPERDTVSALADTAARWALGDAWRLLTGDRTAIDRLLAAHRVGAERLAGGSIAHENVVVLIDRAGRVAFTYRGLSYPPAELAQALERLVAERS; this is translated from the coding sequence GTGACCCGCTGGTTGCGCCATCCCCTGTTCGCGCCCGTCCTCGCGCTGGCCGCGCTGGCGTGGGGCACCGGCGTCATCGTCTTCCTTCTCATCGGCCCGGACATGGGTGGCTGGGCCCACACGGTGCTGACCACCTGCTTCGGCTGGAATGCGAGCACGCGCGCCTACCGGATGGACGCAATACTGTTGACAACGCTGGAGCCTCCGCTGTTCGCCCTCGTCGTCGCCGCCTTCTACAGCGAGGAGCTCCGCGCCTTCGCGCGCCGCCCGGGCGGCCGCGCGGTGAGCAGTGTGGCCGCGCTCGGCTTCCTGATCGCAGTCGTGGCCCTCCTGCTCGGCGGCGGCGTGGCGGGCGGAGTGGCGGCGGCGGGTCGGGTTCCCGTCAGGGAGGGCCGGCCCGCGCCCCGGGCCGTGCTGACCGATCACCGGGGCGAGCGCTTCGAGCTTGGTGCCCCGCTGGGCCGGCCCGTGGCGCTGACGTTCGTGTACGCGGACTGCCACGCCTCGTGCCCGGCCCTCATCGCGAGGCTGAAGGCGGTCGAGGCCCGGGTTGCCGGGCGCGCTCTGTTCACCGCCGTCACGCTGGACCCCGAGCGCGACACCGTCTCCGCGCTCGCCGACACCGCCGCCCGGTGGGCGCTGGGGGACGCCTGGCGCCTGCTCACTGGCGATCGGACCGCCATCGACCGCCTCCTCGCCGCTCACCGCGTCGGCGCCGAGCGACTGGCCGGTGGGAGCATCGCACACGAGAACGTCGTCGTCCTCATCGACCGCGCCGGTCGTGTGGCCTTCACGTACCGCGGCCTGAGCTACCCGCCCGCCGAGCTGGCGCAGGCCCTCGAACGCCTGGTCGCCGAGCGGAGCTGA
- the cyoE gene encoding heme o synthase, giving the protein MIAAYVESLKLRIGVFIGMAAVLGYLGTVPGTPAPGALGLLFVITVAAAAGAGALNHYLDRDIDALMRRTARRPLPSGRIAHPWHVVALGLGLVVMAVAAAAWALHPLVALHVFLGAFTYVVIYTVWLKRRSWLNVVIGGLAGSFAVLGGGSLARPELCLPPVIFAGVLFFWSPSHFWSLAIAYKNEYAGARIPMLPAVKGEARTARSILVNTLGLVGLAALPPVLGLAGAAYVVPTALGSVYLLGRNVQLLKSPADRRLALHAFHAANLWLVLLFAGVVADTWWRLA; this is encoded by the coding sequence ATGATCGCCGCTTACGTCGAGTCGCTGAAGCTTCGGATCGGCGTCTTCATCGGGATGGCCGCGGTGCTGGGCTATCTGGGCACGGTCCCCGGCACGCCGGCGCCCGGTGCTCTCGGGCTGCTCTTCGTGATCACCGTCGCCGCCGCCGCCGGCGCCGGGGCCCTGAACCACTACCTGGACCGCGATATCGATGCCCTGATGCGCCGCACCGCCCGGCGGCCATTGCCCTCGGGGCGGATCGCTCACCCCTGGCACGTGGTGGCGCTCGGCCTGGGGCTGGTCGTGATGGCCGTGGCTGCCGCGGCGTGGGCCCTGCATCCGCTGGTCGCCCTGCACGTCTTCCTGGGCGCCTTCACCTACGTCGTGATCTACACCGTCTGGTTGAAGCGCCGGTCCTGGCTCAACGTCGTCATCGGCGGGCTGGCTGGCAGCTTCGCCGTCCTGGGCGGCGGCTCCCTGGCCCGGCCCGAGCTCTGCCTGCCCCCGGTGATTTTCGCCGGCGTCCTGTTCTTCTGGAGCCCGTCGCACTTCTGGAGTCTGGCCATCGCGTACAAGAACGAGTACGCGGGAGCTCGAATCCCGATGCTGCCGGCGGTCAAAGGGGAAGCGCGGACGGCCCGGTCGATTCTCGTCAACACGCTCGGCCTCGTCGGGCTCGCCGCCCTGCCGCCCGTGCTCGGCCTCGCCGGCGCCGCGTATGTCGTGCCGACGGCGCTGGGCAGCGTCTACCTCCTCGGACGTAACGTCCAACTGTTGAAGTCGCCCGCCGACCGGCGGCTCGCGCTGCACGCCTTTCACGCGGCCAATCTCTGGCTGGTGCTGCTCTTCGCGGGTGTCGTCGCCGACACCTGGTGGCGGTTGGCGTGA
- a CDS encoding cbb3-type cytochrome c oxidase subunit I has product MAPRLAAIELEKPSRSAAGQLPRAVPAATRRLLTAWLSLALGSLVAAGIFAILVAFARTPAVQLLGSSAGLFHLALVAHVTFALTIWFVAFAGVLWVYAAWRSNYELSGALSWAGWGAAAGGAALIAVPAAMAMGAPYLNDYIPVIDHPLFWTGLWAAFAGAALQAGAYLAAWRRGRRRAATVEPLEATALAIAAIAVIVATVMLGVTWIRLDFAQPRMLQLRALFWGAGHLFQFTHTAGMIAAWGIATSIALGAPQGPARARGALWAYAPFILAVAGAYLVWSPEALLTNRVVTWVTFSGLGGPTLPLALAVAVAMARAPRPLPWASPLFSGTLLCFALFAVGGVMGVIGFSQDTRVPAHYHGMVGAVTLAYMGLAPALLALTGRQPWKPWLTKLQPYLYGLGLLGIMIGLHWAGARGAPRKSVGFSWADAQALVAMNLMGLGSALAILGGLAFVLNIGLPLLRRPPVPARAGTR; this is encoded by the coding sequence ATGGCGCCCCGGCTCGCGGCGATCGAGCTCGAGAAGCCCTCGCGCTCGGCGGCTGGCCAACTGCCGCGCGCCGTTCCGGCCGCTACGCGACGGCTCCTCACGGCCTGGCTCAGCCTGGCCCTGGGCTCCCTGGTGGCGGCAGGGATCTTCGCCATCCTCGTCGCCTTCGCGCGCACTCCGGCCGTGCAGCTGCTCGGCTCGTCGGCGGGCCTGTTCCACCTGGCCCTGGTCGCGCACGTGACCTTCGCGCTCACCATCTGGTTCGTCGCCTTCGCCGGCGTGCTGTGGGTCTACGCCGCCTGGCGCTCCAACTACGAGCTGTCGGGCGCGCTGTCGTGGGCGGGCTGGGGCGCCGCGGCCGGCGGGGCGGCGCTCATCGCCGTGCCCGCGGCCATGGCGATGGGCGCCCCTTATCTGAACGATTACATCCCCGTGATCGACCACCCTCTCTTCTGGACCGGGCTGTGGGCGGCCTTCGCCGGCGCCGCGCTCCAGGCAGGCGCGTATCTCGCCGCCTGGCGGCGCGGGCGCCGTCGCGCCGCCACCGTCGAGCCGCTGGAGGCCACGGCGCTGGCCATCGCCGCGATCGCCGTGATCGTTGCCACGGTGATGCTCGGGGTTACCTGGATCCGGCTCGACTTTGCCCAGCCCCGGATGCTCCAGCTCCGCGCGCTGTTCTGGGGCGCCGGCCACCTCTTCCAGTTCACGCACACGGCCGGGATGATCGCGGCCTGGGGCATCGCGACGTCGATCGCCCTGGGCGCTCCGCAGGGGCCGGCCCGCGCCCGCGGGGCCCTGTGGGCCTACGCGCCCTTCATCCTCGCCGTCGCCGGCGCGTACCTCGTCTGGTCTCCGGAGGCGCTACTCACCAATCGCGTGGTCACGTGGGTGACGTTCTCCGGCCTGGGCGGGCCCACGCTTCCCCTGGCCCTCGCCGTCGCAGTGGCGATGGCCCGCGCGCCCCGGCCGCTGCCGTGGGCCAGCCCGCTTTTCTCGGGTACCCTGCTCTGTTTCGCGCTCTTCGCCGTGGGGGGCGTGATGGGCGTGATCGGGTTCAGCCAGGACACGCGCGTGCCCGCCCACTACCACGGGATGGTGGGCGCCGTGACCCTCGCCTACATGGGGCTCGCGCCGGCCCTGCTCGCGCTGACGGGCCGGCAACCGTGGAAGCCATGGCTCACGAAGCTGCAGCCCTACCTCTACGGCCTCGGCCTGCTCGGGATCATGATCGGTCTGCACTGGGCGGGCGCGCGCGGCGCTCCCCGCAAGAGCGTGGGGTTTTCCTGGGCCGACGCCCAGGCCCTCGTCGCCATGAACCTCATGGGGCTAGGCTCCGCGCTGGCCATCCTGGGGGGCCTCGCCTTCGTCCTCAACATCGGCTTGCCGCTACTCCGCAGGCCGCCTGTCCCGGCCCGGGCCGGCACGCGATGA
- a CDS encoding cbb3-type cytochrome c oxidase subunit I produces MDASAFRTCAHTGFRVHLTAERLIKVHAVAGVLAILFGGIAALLVLLTRWPAVHLLDPTMYYRALTFHGINMLIFWIIFFEIAILYFAAPIVLGSRVAWPRVGWVGFGLMVAGSLLIDVAVLRGGADVMFTSYVPMQAVHYFYLGWILFAVGALVGVLNFFATLVVARAERTYQGSIPLVTFGALTAAIIAVVTLAHGAIIYIPTWLWSLGIVQNLDAGMYRLLWWGLGHPSQQINVAAMVSVWYLLATLTVGATPVNEKVSRWAFVLYILFINLASAHHLLVDPQVSPAWKIWNTSYGMYLAVLASMIHGMTVPASVEVAQRRHGLSKGLFEWLAKAPWGNPGFAALMLSLVLFGFMGGITGVTFGAEQVNIISHNTLRIPGHFHATVVAGTTLAFMGLTYYVVPLIWRRRIVAPRLATFQVYAFGLGVAVFSAGMTTAGSYAVPRRHWDVQFTGAMFQPPVEAAAFVFLGIMGLGGLLAALGGALYVGLTVASVFFGRRIPDQAGQVPLAAIPSSMRHTPMSGTMVLVLVFLAAFVIYYFLNWKWLAAIWMVQ; encoded by the coding sequence ATGGACGCGTCGGCCTTCCGCACCTGTGCCCACACCGGCTTCCGGGTCCACCTGACCGCCGAGCGCCTCATCAAGGTCCACGCCGTGGCCGGCGTGCTGGCCATCCTCTTCGGCGGGATCGCCGCGCTGCTGGTCCTGCTCACGCGGTGGCCGGCCGTTCACCTGCTCGATCCGACGATGTATTACCGCGCCCTCACCTTCCACGGCATCAACATGCTGATCTTCTGGATCATCTTCTTCGAGATCGCCATCCTCTACTTCGCCGCGCCCATCGTGCTGGGCAGCCGCGTGGCCTGGCCGCGGGTGGGCTGGGTGGGGTTCGGGCTGATGGTGGCGGGCTCGCTGCTCATCGACGTGGCCGTGCTGCGGGGCGGTGCCGACGTCATGTTCACCTCCTACGTGCCGATGCAAGCCGTGCACTACTTCTACCTGGGCTGGATCCTGTTCGCCGTCGGCGCCCTCGTCGGCGTGCTGAACTTCTTCGCCACCCTGGTGGTGGCTCGGGCCGAGCGGACCTATCAGGGCTCGATCCCGCTGGTGACGTTCGGGGCCCTCACGGCAGCCATCATCGCCGTGGTCACGCTGGCCCACGGCGCGATCATCTACATCCCCACCTGGCTGTGGTCGCTCGGTATCGTCCAGAACCTCGACGCGGGCATGTACCGCCTCCTCTGGTGGGGACTCGGCCATCCCTCGCAGCAGATCAACGTTGCGGCGATGGTGTCGGTCTGGTACCTCCTGGCCACCCTCACGGTGGGCGCCACGCCCGTCAACGAGAAGGTCAGCCGCTGGGCCTTCGTGCTCTACATCCTCTTCATCAACCTGGCCTCGGCCCACCATCTGCTCGTCGATCCGCAAGTGTCGCCGGCGTGGAAGATCTGGAACACCTCCTATGGCATGTACCTCGCCGTCCTCGCCAGCATGATCCACGGGATGACGGTCCCGGCGTCCGTCGAGGTGGCCCAGCGGCGGCACGGCCTGTCGAAGGGACTCTTCGAGTGGCTGGCCAAGGCACCATGGGGGAACCCTGGGTTTGCGGCCCTGATGCTGTCGCTGGTGCTCTTCGGCTTCATGGGCGGCATCACCGGCGTGACCTTCGGGGCCGAGCAGGTCAACATCATCTCCCACAACACGCTGCGCATTCCCGGCCACTTCCACGCCACCGTCGTCGCCGGCACCACGCTGGCCTTCATGGGCCTCACCTACTACGTCGTGCCGCTGATCTGGCGCCGGCGCATCGTGGCTCCGCGGCTGGCCACGTTCCAGGTCTACGCCTTCGGGCTCGGGGTGGCCGTCTTCTCCGCGGGCATGACGACGGCCGGATCGTACGCCGTGCCCCGGCGCCACTGGGACGTGCAGTTCACCGGCGCGATGTTCCAGCCACCCGTCGAGGCCGCCGCCTTTGTCTTCCTCGGGATCATGGGGCTGGGTGGGCTCCTGGCCGCGCTGGGCGGGGCTCTCTACGTCGGCCTCACCGTGGCCTCTGTCTTCTTCGGCCGCCGCATCCCCGACCAGGCCGGGCAGGTGCCCCTGGCCGCGATCCCCTCTTCCATGCGCCACACGCCCATGTCGGGCACGATGGTGCTCGTCCTCGTCTTCCTGGCCGCGTTCGTCATCTACTACTTCCTCAACTGGAAGTGGCTGGCTGCCATCTGGATGGTGCAGTGA
- a CDS encoding cytochrome C oxidase subunit II yields MSLQTLQGVWWKKVDPSEKVWIGIALVWCLVLFAMMPLWHLTGKQNPSFETYRITAAGFQDKVEAFVAKHKVGEDSGVPVVAAPPGEDVYMLGRMWAWYPVLKFKKGETYRLHLSSTDLVHGFSLFPLNLNFMVLPGYEYVLTVTPTEAGDVYAVCNEFCGIGHHTMVGKIIVE; encoded by the coding sequence ATGAGTCTCCAGACGCTGCAGGGTGTGTGGTGGAAGAAAGTCGATCCCTCCGAGAAAGTGTGGATCGGCATCGCGCTCGTCTGGTGTCTCGTGCTCTTCGCGATGATGCCGCTGTGGCACCTCACCGGAAAGCAGAACCCGTCGTTCGAGACCTACCGCATCACCGCCGCCGGCTTCCAGGACAAGGTCGAGGCCTTCGTGGCGAAGCACAAGGTGGGCGAGGACAGCGGCGTGCCCGTCGTGGCCGCGCCGCCCGGCGAGGACGTGTACATGCTGGGCCGGATGTGGGCCTGGTACCCCGTGCTCAAGTTCAAGAAGGGCGAGACCTACCGGCTGCACCTGTCATCGACGGATCTCGTGCACGGCTTTTCCCTCTTCCCGCTCAACCTGAACTTCATGGTCCTGCCCGGTTACGAATACGTGCTGACGGTGACGCCGACCGAAGCGGGCGACGTCTACGCCGTCTGCAACGAGTTCTGTGGCATCGGGCACCACACCATGGTCGGCAAGATCATCGTGGAGTAG
- a CDS encoding LuxR C-terminal-related transcriptional regulator: MPGPIPASGDTWLARALERAGDGAFVVGADGRLRLWNRAAEKILGYPAREVIGRACCEVLRGYDEHANRVCYPGCQVTTLLGLGESVQAFDMRTTTKAGRPVWLNISVLTAPGPGSGAVSVHLFRDVTATRELVRLVHERLTAAAEPQDPAAETLTRREVEILQLLARGVRTADIAERLHVSRATVKNHVQHILAKLGLHSRLEAVAYANRHRLL; encoded by the coding sequence ATGCCCGGGCCGATACCTGCCAGCGGGGACACCTGGCTCGCCCGAGCCCTGGAGCGGGCGGGCGACGGCGCCTTCGTCGTCGGCGCCGACGGCCGCCTCCGTCTCTGGAACCGGGCGGCCGAGAAGATCCTCGGCTATCCAGCTCGAGAGGTCATCGGACGAGCCTGTTGTGAGGTCTTGCGCGGCTACGACGAGCACGCCAACCGCGTCTGCTACCCGGGCTGTCAGGTCACGACGCTGCTGGGCCTCGGCGAGTCGGTGCAGGCCTTCGACATGCGTACGACGACGAAGGCTGGCCGCCCGGTCTGGCTCAACATCAGCGTGCTGACCGCGCCCGGTCCGGGCTCGGGGGCCGTCAGCGTACACTTGTTTCGCGACGTAACGGCAACCCGAGAGCTGGTCCGCCTGGTTCACGAGCGCCTGACCGCGGCGGCCGAGCCCCAGGACCCGGCGGCCGAGACGCTGACCCGGCGGGAGGTCGAAATATTGCAGCTCCTCGCCCGCGGCGTGCGAACCGCCGACATCGCCGAGCGGCTGCACGTGAGCCGGGCCACCGTGAAGAACCACGTGCAGCACATCCTGGCCAAGCTCGGTCTCCACAGCCGGCTGGAGGCGGTCGCGTATGCGAACCGCCACCGCCTGCTCTGA
- a CDS encoding multiheme c-type cytochrome: MFVVWVAAWPAAALAQTPAEPGADLYIRRGCLGCHGASGRGGVGPTLANSKLSVDVFIQQVRKPRGIMPPFPAQVVSDAEVRDIHAYLQAVPPPPAKIRADVPRGVLDQKTCAECHRKTNPEIVRQFETSAMGRPGVQNRRVTFPQAQMTCAGCHGTDHDEIMATKGRVPETTCGACHQQIYKEHVLDAGHSYGPGPGDLGINWERNIGVPHYKHMPRKVMEMGCDPCHAQAGATDAKYWSEEEKKYVDTSSLTIRNGCIACHTRHAFHLEEARKPEACYTCHMGPDHPNYEAYMSSKHGSIYVARGKDWNWNTSMTQARWDAPTCAYCHMLYVGDDGTRTVSHNMTRKIIWGMGTQAALGELKDITIEPENLAKRNEMIKVCLTCHSEDKARGYLESADAHKLAGDALVVEARDILSGLYRDGLIRPSHAQVSAGLLSGPRFTAVELPGGLAFHSPASLYYDVTPIERDYFDMFFFSALKSYKGAFHMSPDYAWWYGYADVLGHLASIRDEAERLRSAETVRKQTLFMIFTGPLMVLAVLGAVYGVWRLWHRRRPA, from the coding sequence GTGTTCGTCGTCTGGGTGGCTGCGTGGCCGGCTGCTGCGCTCGCCCAGACTCCAGCCGAGCCCGGAGCCGATCTTTATATCCGCCGGGGCTGCCTCGGCTGCCACGGCGCCAGCGGACGCGGAGGAGTCGGTCCCACCCTGGCCAATAGCAAACTCAGCGTCGACGTCTTCATCCAGCAGGTCCGGAAGCCGCGGGGGATCATGCCGCCCTTTCCCGCCCAGGTGGTCAGCGACGCCGAGGTGCGCGACATTCACGCGTACCTGCAGGCCGTGCCGCCGCCGCCGGCCAAGATCCGCGCGGACGTCCCGCGCGGCGTCCTGGACCAGAAGACCTGCGCCGAATGCCATCGCAAGACCAACCCGGAGATCGTCCGGCAGTTCGAGACGAGCGCGATGGGACGCCCTGGCGTGCAGAATCGCCGCGTGACGTTCCCGCAGGCGCAGATGACCTGCGCCGGCTGCCACGGCACCGACCACGACGAGATCATGGCGACCAAAGGCCGGGTGCCGGAGACGACGTGCGGGGCCTGTCACCAGCAGATCTACAAGGAGCACGTGCTCGACGCCGGCCACTCCTACGGGCCGGGGCCCGGCGACCTGGGCATCAACTGGGAACGCAACATCGGCGTGCCGCACTACAAGCACATGCCGCGTAAGGTCATGGAGATGGGGTGCGATCCCTGCCACGCTCAGGCCGGCGCCACCGACGCCAAGTACTGGAGCGAGGAGGAGAAGAAGTACGTCGACACCTCGAGCCTGACCATCCGCAACGGCTGTATCGCCTGCCACACCCGGCACGCCTTCCACCTGGAAGAAGCCCGCAAGCCGGAGGCCTGCTACACCTGTCACATGGGCCCCGACCACCCGAACTACGAGGCCTACATGTCGTCGAAGCACGGGTCGATCTACGTGGCCCGCGGCAAGGACTGGAACTGGAACACCTCGATGACGCAGGCCCGCTGGGACGCGCCGACCTGCGCCTACTGCCACATGCTCTACGTCGGCGACGACGGGACTCGCACGGTCAGCCACAACATGACGCGGAAGATCATCTGGGGCATGGGGACGCAGGCGGCCCTGGGGGAGCTCAAGGACATCACGATCGAACCCGAGAATTTGGCCAAGCGGAACGAGATGATCAAGGTGTGCCTCACCTGCCACTCCGAGGACAAGGCCCGTGGGTATCTGGAGTCGGCGGACGCCCACAAGCTGGCCGGTGACGCCCTCGTCGTCGAGGCCCGCGACATCCTGAGCGGGCTCTATCGCGACGGCCTCATCCGGCCCAGTCACGCCCAGGTGTCGGCCGGGCTCCTGTCCGGACCGCGCTTCACTGCCGTCGAGCTGCCAGGCGGGCTGGCCTTCCACTCGCCGGCCAGCCTCTACTACGACGTCACGCCCATCGAGCGCGACTACTTCGACATGTTCTTCTTCTCGGCGCTCAAGAGCTACAAGGGCGCCTTCCACATGAGCCCGGACTACGCGTGGTGGTACGGCTACGCCGACGTGCTGGGCCACCTCGCCTCGATCCGCGACGAGGCCGAACGGCTCCGCTCGGCGGAAACGGTGCGCAAGCAAACGCTCTTCATGATCTTCACCGGCCCGCTGATGGTGCTGGCCGTGCTGGGTGCCGTCTACGGCGTCTGGCGGCTCTGGCACCGCCGGCGTCCGGCCTGA
- a CDS encoding response regulator, with the protein MTADNPATAPAVLVVDDEADLLGTYERILHRIGYAVITAGTRAAGLAALEAASVGLVVADVRLPDGDGLDLVRAARDSRLSVPAIVVTGYASKAGRRDALAAGAAAYLAKPFSISQLIATVESVLGRGNHRQ; encoded by the coding sequence GTGACCGCCGACAACCCGGCCACGGCGCCCGCCGTTCTCGTCGTCGACGACGAAGCGGACCTGCTCGGCACCTACGAGCGGATTCTGCACCGCATCGGCTATGCCGTCATCACGGCGGGGACCCGCGCGGCCGGGCTGGCGGCGCTGGAGGCGGCGTCGGTGGGACTGGTGGTCGCCGATGTCCGGCTGCCCGACGGCGACGGTCTGGATCTGGTCCGGGCAGCCCGTGACAGCCGGCTGTCTGTGCCGGCCATCGTCGTCACCGGCTACGCGTCGAAGGCCGGCCGCCGCGACGCCCTCGCTGCGGGAGCCGCCGCCTATCTGGCCAAGCCGTTCTCCATCTCCCAGCTGATCGCCACCGTGGAGAGCGTGCTCGGACGCGGCAACCATCGCCAGTAG
- a CDS encoding adenylyl-sulfate kinase produces the protein MSWAIWITGVPGSGKSVVARALAAHLATRSRPVAVLELDEVQTILTPAPAHTDLERDLVHRALVYMATVLTNAGVGVIIDATAHRRAWRDLARATIPYFAEVQLRCPVDVCRARGTRPVVAAVPPHIHPAAGRPGSTGTTVDVPYEPTFHPEVVVDTARDDVATAVGRIVPVVLNLTGPEITARRRYSQAAWAIWITGLPGSGKTTLASAAAERVSALDVPVAVLEPVSVHEVLLGDRTGLPWEEDIVHRALALAARLLTDRGIPVIIDATAPRREWRRLARELIHHFAEIQLLCPPDVCMARERVARWCPALSASSRHAQGRVRTAPEVVLVYEPTPEAELTLHTDEQAVWTAVAEVVALARRLDRAASRPKL, from the coding sequence GTGAGCTGGGCGATCTGGATCACCGGCGTGCCGGGCAGCGGCAAGTCGGTCGTGGCCCGAGCCCTGGCGGCCCATCTGGCCACCCGGAGCCGCCCGGTGGCGGTGCTCGAGCTGGACGAGGTCCAGACCATCCTGACGCCGGCCCCGGCTCATACCGACCTGGAACGCGACCTCGTCCACCGGGCGCTCGTGTATATGGCCACGGTGCTGACGAATGCCGGTGTCGGCGTCATCATCGATGCCACGGCCCACCGGCGGGCGTGGCGGGACCTGGCCCGGGCGACCATCCCGTACTTCGCCGAGGTGCAGCTGCGCTGCCCGGTGGACGTGTGTCGCGCCCGTGGCACTCGACCCGTGGTCGCCGCCGTGCCCCCTCACATCCACCCAGCCGCAGGACGACCCGGAAGCACCGGGACCACCGTCGACGTCCCCTACGAGCCGACGTTCCACCCCGAGGTGGTAGTCGATACCGCCCGGGACGACGTGGCGACGGCCGTCGGCAGGATCGTCCCCGTCGTGCTCAACCTCACCGGGCCCGAGATCACCGCGCGCCGCCGCTATTCCCAGGCGGCGTGGGCGATCTGGATCACAGGGCTGCCCGGCAGCGGCAAGACGACGCTGGCCTCCGCCGCGGCCGAAAGGGTGTCGGCGCTGGACGTTCCCGTCGCCGTCCTGGAACCGGTGTCGGTCCATGAGGTCCTGCTGGGCGATCGCACCGGCCTGCCGTGGGAGGAAGATATCGTCCACCGCGCGCTGGCCCTGGCCGCCAGGCTCCTCACCGACCGCGGCATCCCCGTCATCATCGACGCCACGGCCCCGCGTCGCGAGTGGCGCCGGCTCGCCCGGGAGTTGATCCATCACTTCGCGGAAATCCAGTTGCTCTGTCCCCCGGACGTCTGCATGGCGCGCGAGCGGGTGGCGCGCTGGTGTCCAGCGCTGTCCGCGTCGAGCCGGCACGCGCAGGGCCGGGTCCGGACGGCCCCCGAGGTCGTCCTGGTCTACGAGCCGACGCCCGAGGCCGAGCTGACGCTACACACCGATGAGCAGGCGGTCTGGACCGCCGTGGCCGAGGTCGTCGCGCTGGCTCGGCGCCTGGATCGCGCCGCCTCCCGGCCGAAGCTGTGA